In a genomic window of Gossypium arboreum isolate Shixiya-1 chromosome 7, ASM2569848v2, whole genome shotgun sequence:
- the LOC108455806 gene encoding mitogen-activated protein kinase 4 codes for MSMESTGIPTHGGRYVLYNVYGNHFEVSRKYVPPIRPVGRGAYGIVCAALNSETREEVAIKKIGNAFDNRIDAKRTLREIKLLRHMDHENVIAIKDIIRPPLRENFNDVYIVYELMDTDLHQIIRSDQQLTDDHCRYFLYQILRGLKYVHSANVLHRDLKPSNLLLNANCDLKIGDFGLARTTSETDFMTEYVVTRWYRAPELLLNCSEYTAAIDIWSVGCILGEMMTRQPLFPGRDYVHQLRLITELIGSPDDSSLGFLRSDNARRYVRQLPQYPRQNFSVRFPNMSPGAVDLLERMLIFDPHRRITVDEALCHPYLAPLHDINEEPVCPRPFNFDFEQPSFTEENIKELIYRESVKFNPDPIH; via the exons ATGTCAATGGAGTCAACCGGAATACCAACTCATGGTGGACGCTATGTTCTGTACAACGTTTATGGTAACCACTTCGAAGTTTCCAGAAAATACGTCCCTCCTATTCGCCCCGTCGGCCGTGGTGCTTATGGTATTGTCTG TGCTGCTTTGAATTCAGAGACGCGTGAGGAGGTTGCTATCAAGAAAATTGGTAATGCATTTGACAATAGGATTGATGCCAAAAGGACATTGCGAGAGATCAAGCTTCTTCGTCACATGGATCATGAGAAT GTGATTGCCATCAAAGACATCATACGGCCTCCGCTGAGGGAGAACTTTAATGATGTCTACATTGTTTATGAACTGATGGACACTGATCTTCATCAAATCATACGATCTGACCAACAATTGACAGATGATCATTGTCGG TACTTTCTATATCAGATTTTACGAGGGCTCAAGTATGTACATTCAGCAAATGTATTGCATCGTGATTTAAAGCCCAGCAATTTGCTTCTGAATGCTAATTGCGACCTTAAAATTGGGGATTTTGGGCTTGCAAGGACGACATCCGAAACTGATTTTATGACAGAATATGTAGTCACTCGTTGGTATCGAGCGCCAGAATTACTTCTAAATTGTTCTGAGTACACTGCTGCAATTGATATTTGGTCGGTAGGTTGCATACTTGGTGAAATGATGACCAGGCAACCCCTCTTCCCTGGAAGAGACTATGTGCATCAGTTGAGGCTTATCACAGAG CTTATAGGTTCACCTGATGATTCCAGCCTTGGGTTCCTTCGAAGTGACAATGCCAGAAGATATGTTAGACAGCTTCCACAATACCCAAGGCAAAATTTTTCTGTTAGATTTCCTAACATGTCACCTGGTGCTGTTGATTTGCTAGAGAGGATGCTTATCTTTGATCCGCATAGGCGCATTACAG TCGATGAAGCTCTATGCCACCCATACTTGGCACCTCTTCATGACATCAATGAGGAGCCTGTATGCCCAAGGcctttcaattttgattttgagCAGCCATCTTTTACTGAAGAAAATATCAAGGAGCTCATCTATAGAGAATCTGTAAAATTCAATCCAGACCCAATTCATTGA
- the LOC108455796 gene encoding probable polygalacturonase yields MELLGMNPMRTKMTRIVTVLVLVGFILGVRGGEARKGKVAESFAYTGISCRRHTASITDFGGVGDGKTSNTKAFQDAVNHLSKYASDGGAQLYVPAGKWLTGSFSLTSHFTLYLQKHAFLLASQDMKEWPVLKPLPSYGRGRDAAGGRFTSLIYGTNLTDVIVTGANGTIDGQGSFWWQKFHKGKLKYTRPYLIEFMYSDTIQISNLTLLNSPSWNVHPVYSSNILIQGITILAPVKSPNTDGINPDSCTNVRIEDSYIVSGDDCIAVKSGWDEYGISFGMPTKQLVIRRLTCISPYSAAIALGSEMSGGIQDVRAEDITAVHTESGVRIKTARGRGGFVKDIFVRRMSLHTMKWVFWMTGNYKQHADNHYDPNALPVIQGINYRDIVANNVSMAARLEGIEGDPFTQICIANVTIGMAAKAKKVPWTCTDVEGITSGVSPRPCDLLPDQGQKKITACDFPAEPLSIDRVMLKTCTYMVNHM; encoded by the exons ATGGAGTTGTTAGGGATGAATCCGATGAGGACCAAA ATGACCAGGATAGTCACAGTCCTTGTCTTGGTGGGTTTTATATTGGGTGTAAGAGGTGGTGAGGCCAGGAAAGGAAAGGTGGCGGAGTCCTTTGCGTACACGGGGATAAGTTGCAGACGACACACTGCATCAATCACAGACTTTGGAGGAGTTGGTGATGGGAAAACATCCAATACTAAAGCATTCCAGGATGCAGTTAATCATCTCAGCAAGTATGCATCTGATGGAGGGGCTCAGCTTTATGTTCCTGCTGGAAAATGGCTGACCGGGAGCTTCAGCCTAACCAGCCACTTCACTCTCTATCTTCAAAAACACGCTTTTCTTCTTGCTTCTCAG GATATGAAAGAATGGCCTGTTTTGAAGCCTTTGCCATCCTATGGTCGTGGAAGGGATGCAGCTGGTGGAAGGTTTACCAGCCTGATATATGGCACTAATCTCACTGACGTCATCGTTACAG GGGCCAATGGTACTATCGATGGTCAAGGTTCATTCTGGTGGCAAAAATTCCACAAGGGGAAGTTGAAATATACCCGGCCTTACCTTATCGAGTTTATGTACTCGGATACCATTCAAATTTCCAATCTAACCCTTCTGAACTCCCCATCATGGAATGTTCATCCAGTTTATAGCAG cAACATTCTTATACAAGGCATCACAATCCTCGCTCCCGTCAAATCCCCTAACACTGATGGCATCAATCCAG ATTCTTGCACCAATGTTAGGATTGAGGACAGTTACATAGTCTCAGGGGATGACTGTATAGCAGTGAAGAGTGGTTGGGATGAATATGGGATTTCATTTGGGATGCCCACCAAACAGTTGGTCATCAGGAGGCTGACATGCATATCTCCTTACAGTGCCGCCATCGCGTTGGGAAGCGAGATGTCAGGCGGAATCCAGGATGTCAGAGCCGAAGACATCACTGCTGTTCATACGGAATCCGGGGTCAGGATCAAGACTGCAAGAGGGAGAGGAGGGTTTGTGAAAGACATCTTCGTGAGAAGAATGTCTTTGCACACCATGAAATGGGTGTTTTGGATGACAGGGAACTATAAACAACATGCTGATAATCACTACGATCCCAATGCATTGCCAGTGATCCAAGGGATCAATTATAGAGATATTGTGGCCAATAACGTGTCGATGGCGGCCAGATTGGAAGGCATCGAGGGTGATCCATTTACTCAAATCTGCATAGCCAATGTCACAATCGGAATGGCAGCTAAAGCAAAGAAGGTGCCATGGACTTGCACTGATGTTGAGGGGATCACAAGTGGAGTTAGTCCTCGGCCATGTGACCTATTACCTGATCAAGGACAGAAGAAAATCACAGCTTGTGACTTTCCGGCCGAGCCCTTGTCCATTGATAGAGTGATGCTCAAAACTTGCACCTATATGGTTAATCATATGTGA